Genomic window (Sulfurovum riftiae):
AGCGCCAATTCAAGGGATAAGTGCAATTTCTGATAAAGAGTCGTGAAAGAGAGGGTTAATCAATCATAGGTTATCCTTTTTTCACCACAAAAACAGGAAAGCACTATGAAGTATAAACAATTAACCCTCACGGAAAGATACCATATTTCTCTTTTTTTGGAAAGAGGTTGTACCCAAAAAGAGATTGCTGAAGAGTTAGGTGTCCATCCTTCAACGATCAGTAGAGAGATCAGAAGGAATTGGGATACTCACTCTGACAAGTATGAATATACTACAGCACATATCAATACAGAACACCGACATAAGTCCAAATCAAAATATACTGTTATCAAGCCTCAAATAGAGAACTATATCCGAGAGAAACTCAAAGCAGGATGGTCACCAGAGCAGATTGCAGGTAGGATGAAGTATGAGCGAATTGGAAGTATCTCCCATGAAACGATCTATCAATTCATTTATCGAAATAAAGCCAGTAAAGGCAGACTCTATAAGTATCTCAGACACAAGAATAAAAAATATCATAAACGCTGTAATGATTATCAGCGTAGAGGAACTATCAGTGATAGAAGGATGATTGATACACGTCCAAAGATCGTAGAGAAGAAAAAGCGTATCGGAGATCTGGAGATAGATACCGTCATTGGTAAAGACCATATCGGTGCACTGGTAA
Coding sequences:
- a CDS encoding IS30 family transposase yields the protein MKYKQLTLTERYHISLFLERGCTQKEIAEELGVHPSTISREIRRNWDTHSDKYEYTTAHINTEHRHKSKSKYTVIKPQIENYIREKLKAGWSPEQIAGRMKYERIGSISHETIYQFIYRNKASKGRLYKYLRHKNKKYHKRCNDYQRRGTISDRRMIDTRPKIVEKKKRIGDLEIDTVIGKDHIGALVTAVDRKSKFTLIKKVPSKHAELVTTALIEMLEPIKPVVKTITSDNGKEFAYHKQVSEILDTDFYFANPYHSWERGLNEHTNGLIRQYLPKKTDFTQVSKEDIITIQEKLNHRPRKVLNYRTPYEVFFEEFAKELAA